Proteins co-encoded in one Gracilimonas sediminicola genomic window:
- a CDS encoding glycoside hydrolase family 30 protein, producing the protein MSHYKTLILSILALLMASCTSQPLNIQVYETSESGNKLTQLKEFPSAKDTVRIALRPDSSFQEITGFGGSFTESSAYLLNELSNENRERIIEAYFGESGARYSLTRTHMNSSDFSLGNYSYAPVEGDTALEHFSIDEDRDDIIPMIKDAMAVSEDGFKIISSPWTAPPWMKDNKAWKGGKLLPEYYDAWALFFSRYLKAYKAEGIDIWGITVENEPLGNGENWESMHYTPEEMNDFVANHLGPTLENQGHDVVLLGYDQNRDHLKEWVDVMYGDEKAASYFDGIAIHWYASTYEVFPEALQYAHKAAPNKYLIQTEATADADVPVWQDDEWYWSKEATDWGWDWAPDEQKYLHPKYVPVFRYARDIIGTLNNWVDGWVDWNMVLNRQGGPNWANNWCLAPVIVDEEADEVYFTPLYYTMSHFSRYIRPGAKRIGFETDETDLLLTAAKNPDGSIAVVILNQSEEAKGVELDLDGRSTAFAIQGKALQTVIIPPNN; encoded by the coding sequence ATGTCACATTATAAAACCCTGATCCTTTCAATACTGGCATTACTCATGGCAAGTTGTACCTCACAACCTCTTAACATTCAAGTTTACGAGACTTCAGAAAGCGGAAACAAGCTGACGCAATTAAAGGAATTCCCGTCAGCTAAAGACACGGTGAGAATTGCGCTTAGGCCTGATAGCAGTTTCCAGGAAATCACCGGTTTTGGTGGGTCTTTTACAGAATCTTCAGCTTATTTACTGAACGAGTTAAGCAATGAAAACAGGGAACGTATTATAGAAGCCTATTTTGGGGAATCAGGAGCCCGGTACTCGCTCACCCGCACCCATATGAATTCCAGCGATTTCTCTCTGGGCAATTACTCTTATGCACCGGTGGAAGGCGACACAGCCTTAGAGCACTTTTCCATTGATGAAGACCGGGATGACATCATTCCAATGATCAAAGATGCGATGGCTGTCTCAGAAGATGGGTTTAAGATCATATCCTCTCCCTGGACAGCTCCGCCATGGATGAAAGACAATAAAGCCTGGAAAGGTGGAAAATTGTTACCGGAATATTACGATGCCTGGGCCCTGTTCTTTTCCCGGTATTTAAAAGCCTACAAGGCCGAGGGTATAGATATCTGGGGAATAACGGTGGAAAATGAGCCGCTGGGGAATGGAGAAAACTGGGAAAGTATGCACTACACCCCGGAGGAAATGAATGATTTTGTGGCTAACCATCTCGGTCCAACGCTGGAAAACCAAGGACATGATGTGGTGCTGTTGGGATATGATCAAAATCGTGATCACCTTAAAGAGTGGGTCGATGTAATGTATGGGGATGAAAAAGCTGCTTCCTATTTCGATGGCATTGCCATCCACTGGTATGCCAGTACATATGAAGTATTCCCCGAAGCATTACAATATGCACACAAAGCAGCTCCTAATAAGTACTTGATACAAACGGAAGCTACTGCTGATGCCGATGTGCCTGTTTGGCAAGATGATGAATGGTATTGGTCAAAAGAAGCTACCGACTGGGGATGGGACTGGGCTCCGGATGAACAAAAATATTTACATCCCAAATATGTGCCGGTGTTCAGGTATGCAAGGGATATAATAGGCACGCTTAACAATTGGGTTGATGGTTGGGTGGATTGGAATATGGTCTTAAACAGACAGGGCGGTCCAAATTGGGCAAACAATTGGTGCCTGGCACCTGTGATTGTTGATGAGGAAGCTGATGAAGTTTATTTCACCCCTCTGTACTACACGATGTCTCATTTCAGTCGATATATACGACCCGGCGCTAAACGAATCGGGTTTGAGACCGATGAAACGGACTTATTGCTTACGGCCGCAAAAAATCCTGATGGATCTATAGCGGTTGTTATTCTAAATCAAAGTGAAGAAGCCAAAGGCGTTGAGCTGGATTTAGATGGAAGAAGTACCGCATTTGCCATTCAGGGTAAAGCTTTACAAACGGTTATCATACCACCCAATAATTGA